Proteins found in one Bordetella genomosp. 11 genomic segment:
- a CDS encoding acyl-CoA carboxylase subunit beta: protein MPHEESLAELDRRRAAARAMGGEDKLARRRASGDLNAQERLEQLVDADSFIELGVLAASARFELDAAETPRDGKLVGFGRIDGRDVGVVVNDFTTKGASTSATNSRKMGYVRKACTERGMPFVHVGESTGARLPDAMGSRGMGALLGNDTTQFRRMRETPWVSAALNTSFGSSAWLCCCADFSVMKKGSIMSVSSPRLVSMAIGEKVDLEELGGWRLHAEQTGLIDYFVDTDEEAMRAIRRFLSYMPSHNGQLPPVAEVTEGSGEGQERILEILPEKRTQVYNMKKILEIIFDRDSLLEIKARFGKPLVAALGRLQGQVVGIIANNPMSGGGALSAEACRKAVDFTVMCDSFNIPLIRFMDTPGFVVGLDAERRGAPGHIMNFMNATCLTTVPQITVLCRKAYGRAYVAMGGGAHNDVMVAWPTAEVSFMDPVFATNIVHNKTPSDEGFAEALADIQKDLEVWDMARIFSAQDVIKPQETRAFLIRMLDVHRRRRAGGIGEHLMRTWPTSY, encoded by the coding sequence ATGCCCCATGAAGAATCCCTGGCGGAACTGGATCGGCGGCGCGCAGCCGCGCGCGCCATGGGCGGCGAGGACAAGCTGGCCCGGCGGCGGGCCAGCGGCGACCTGAATGCGCAGGAGCGCCTGGAGCAACTGGTGGACGCGGACAGCTTCATCGAGCTGGGTGTACTGGCCGCGTCGGCGCGCTTCGAGCTGGACGCCGCCGAGACGCCGCGCGACGGCAAGCTGGTGGGTTTCGGCCGCATCGATGGCCGTGACGTCGGCGTGGTGGTGAACGATTTCACGACCAAGGGGGCCTCCACCAGCGCGACCAATTCCCGCAAGATGGGTTATGTGCGCAAGGCCTGCACCGAGCGCGGCATGCCTTTCGTGCACGTGGGCGAATCCACCGGCGCGCGCCTGCCCGATGCCATGGGCTCGCGCGGGATGGGCGCGCTGCTGGGCAACGACACCACGCAGTTTCGCCGCATGCGCGAAACCCCCTGGGTTTCCGCCGCCCTGAATACATCGTTCGGATCGTCGGCCTGGCTATGCTGCTGCGCGGACTTCTCCGTGATGAAGAAGGGTTCGATCATGTCGGTATCCAGCCCGCGGCTGGTATCGATGGCGATCGGCGAGAAGGTCGATCTGGAGGAACTCGGCGGCTGGCGGCTGCACGCGGAACAAACCGGGCTGATCGATTACTTCGTCGACACCGATGAAGAGGCCATGCGCGCCATCCGCCGCTTTCTTTCGTATATGCCTTCGCACAACGGCCAACTGCCGCCGGTGGCCGAGGTGACGGAAGGATCGGGGGAAGGGCAGGAGCGCATCCTGGAGATCCTGCCGGAGAAGCGCACGCAGGTCTACAACATGAAGAAGATCCTGGAGATCATCTTCGACCGCGATAGCCTGCTGGAAATCAAGGCACGCTTCGGCAAGCCGCTGGTGGCCGCGCTGGGCCGGCTGCAGGGCCAGGTGGTGGGCATTATCGCCAACAACCCGATGTCGGGCGGCGGCGCCCTTTCGGCGGAAGCCTGCCGCAAGGCGGTGGACTTCACCGTGATGTGCGACAGCTTCAATATCCCGTTGATCCGCTTCATGGATACGCCGGGTTTCGTGGTGGGGCTGGACGCCGAACGGCGCGGCGCGCCGGGCCACATCATGAACTTCATGAACGCCACCTGCCTGACCACGGTGCCGCAGATCACCGTGCTGTGCCGCAAGGCCTATGGCCGCGCCTATGTCGCCATGGGTGGCGGCGCCCATAACGATGTCATGGTGGCCTGGCCCACCGCCGAGGTCAGCTTCATGGACCCGGTGTTCGCCACCAATATCGTGCACAACAAGACGCCGTCGGACGAGGGATTCGCGGAGGCCCTGGCGGATATCCAGAAAGACCTGGAAGTCTGGGACATGGCACGGATCTTCTCCGCGCAGGACGTTATCAAGCCGCAGGAAACGCGCGCATTCCTGATCCGCATGCTGGACGTACACCGGCGCCGCCGTGCGGGCGGAATCGGCGAACACCTGATGCGCACCTGGCCCACCAGTTACTGA
- a CDS encoding acetate--CoA ligase family protein, with translation MTERNPARDIIVRAREEHRQALSEADGKALLAAFGIAVPRAVVARDADDAAARAAGLTGPFVTKVVSPDILHKSDAGGVALNLADAAAVGAAVRAMAVRPTIAAARVDGWLVEEMAPRGIEVAVGAVRDPQFGPLIMVGLGGIFVEVLKDVAFRICPITEADAWAMLDELRGAALLRGARGQDPVDRHALVRALMAVGGKGGLLEALGDDLAELDINPLIASPAGVRAVDARFVLTPPAEASPADKASAVSPSSGAAVPRGGEDILAYYRPLFRPRTVAVLGASTRSVAIANTFIRRLKAYGYNGAIYPIHPTAAEVEGLPAYPSLAETPQPVDYAYVAIGAAQIPDVLGAAAGRCRFAQVISSGFGETEEGRETQQALVEGARAGGVRVLGPNCLGTYSPRGGLTFPADAPKEAGTIGIVSQSGGLSTDIIKRGQWRGLRFSGLVTIGNSADIAPHDLLEYFLYDPDTKAVGLYLEDIKDGRAFFELLRNAPVAKPVVILKGGTTSLGRLAASSHTGALGGHERAWDALAAQTPVALVQTVDEFINALLALQHLTPRPQRPTRVVTLFGNGGGSSVLGADSFAREGLAVAPFGKAAREALEALGFPPGTSVLNPIDTPVRSLQEKDGWVAGEILDLVYEHARPDAVAMHLNLAAFVGRGSVDPIGNLLAVVEQTQRKWAGQAHFLLALRGDGSPELDDSKRAYRERARAVGVPVYDEIPDLAKALAVVAVLEDRLAAWQAAAHQR, from the coding sequence ATGACGGAACGCAATCCGGCGCGGGACATCATCGTCCGCGCGCGCGAGGAACATCGCCAGGCCCTGAGCGAGGCCGACGGCAAGGCATTGCTGGCGGCATTCGGTATCGCCGTCCCGCGCGCCGTGGTGGCCCGCGATGCGGACGACGCGGCCGCGCGGGCGGCCGGGCTGACGGGCCCTTTCGTGACGAAGGTGGTGTCGCCCGATATCCTGCACAAGTCCGATGCGGGCGGCGTCGCGCTGAACCTGGCCGATGCCGCCGCGGTGGGCGCGGCCGTACGCGCGATGGCCGTCCGGCCGACGATCGCCGCCGCGCGGGTGGACGGCTGGCTGGTGGAGGAAATGGCGCCGCGCGGCATCGAGGTGGCGGTAGGGGCGGTGCGCGATCCGCAGTTCGGCCCGCTGATCATGGTGGGCCTGGGCGGCATTTTCGTCGAAGTATTGAAGGACGTGGCGTTTCGCATTTGTCCCATTACGGAGGCCGATGCGTGGGCGATGCTGGACGAGCTGCGCGGGGCCGCTTTGTTGCGTGGCGCGCGAGGCCAGGACCCGGTGGACCGGCACGCGCTGGTACGCGCGCTGATGGCGGTGGGTGGCAAGGGTGGGTTGCTGGAAGCGCTGGGCGATGACCTTGCCGAACTGGACATCAATCCGCTGATCGCTTCGCCGGCCGGCGTGCGCGCGGTGGATGCGCGATTCGTACTGACGCCGCCAGCGGAAGCGAGCCCCGCCGACAAGGCATCCGCCGTATCGCCATCGAGCGGCGCCGCCGTGCCGCGCGGCGGCGAAGATATCCTTGCCTATTACCGGCCGCTGTTCCGTCCGCGCACGGTTGCCGTGTTGGGCGCTTCGACGCGCAGCGTGGCGATCGCCAATACATTCATCCGCCGCCTGAAAGCCTACGGCTATAACGGCGCGATCTATCCCATTCATCCCACCGCGGCCGAAGTGGAGGGCTTGCCCGCCTATCCCAGCCTGGCCGAAACGCCGCAACCCGTAGACTATGCCTACGTCGCGATCGGCGCGGCGCAGATCCCCGACGTGCTGGGCGCGGCGGCGGGACGCTGCCGATTCGCGCAGGTGATTTCTTCCGGCTTCGGCGAAACCGAGGAAGGCCGCGAGACGCAGCAGGCGTTGGTCGAAGGGGCGCGCGCGGGCGGCGTGCGCGTGCTGGGGCCGAATTGCCTGGGCACGTATTCTCCACGCGGCGGGCTGACGTTTCCCGCCGATGCTCCCAAGGAAGCGGGTACCATCGGCATCGTGTCGCAGTCGGGCGGGTTGTCCACCGATATCATCAAGCGCGGTCAATGGCGCGGGCTGCGCTTCAGCGGACTGGTGACCATCGGCAATAGCGCCGATATCGCGCCGCATGATTTGCTCGAATACTTTCTGTACGACCCCGATACCAAGGCGGTGGGCCTGTACCTGGAAGATATCAAGGACGGCCGGGCGTTCTTCGAGCTGCTGCGCAATGCGCCAGTGGCCAAGCCGGTCGTGATCCTGAAGGGCGGCACGACGAGCCTGGGGCGGCTGGCGGCCAGCTCGCATACGGGCGCGCTGGGCGGACACGAACGTGCCTGGGACGCGCTGGCCGCCCAGACGCCGGTGGCGCTGGTGCAGACGGTCGACGAGTTCATCAATGCCTTGTTGGCCCTGCAACACCTGACGCCGCGCCCGCAACGGCCGACGCGCGTCGTGACCTTGTTCGGCAACGGCGGCGGGTCCAGCGTGCTGGGTGCGGACAGTTTCGCCCGCGAAGGACTGGCGGTCGCGCCTTTCGGCAAGGCGGCGCGCGAGGCGCTGGAGGCACTGGGTTTTCCGCCGGGGACGAGCGTGCTGAATCCCATCGATACGCCGGTGCGGTCCTTGCAGGAGAAGGACGGCTGGGTGGCGGGCGAGATCCTGGACCTGGTCTACGAACACGCGCGGCCCGATGCGGTGGCCATGCATTTGAACCTGGCAGCCTTCGTGGGCCGGGGGTCGGTGGATCCGATCGGCAATCTGCTGGCGGTGGTGGAACAGACGCAGCGCAAGTGGGCGGGACAGGCGCATTTCCTGCTCGCCTTGCGGGGCGACGGGTCGCCCGAGCTGGACGATAGCAAACGAGCGTATCGGGAAAGGGCGCGGGCGGTGGGTGTGCCGGTGTATGACGAAATTCCGGATCTGGCGAAGGCGTTGGCGGTGGTGGCCGTTCTGGAGGATCGGTTGGCGGCCTGGCAGGCGGCGGCGCATCAGCGGTAG
- a CDS encoding TrmB family transcriptional regulator: MSVKHVAKDDASTDNISGDLKKLGFTEYEAKVYVQLLGMPPSTAYEISKQAGVPRPNTYSALDSLARRGAVLPVRENPTCYVAARPRELLDAIARQTRSLCAGLTERLEAVTPRTEDQYVWTLRGDAAVHEHIDMLIERSTATVWIKAADHVLRRHADRLREAAVTRGVRLLIVLFGNNAEEFRYTDKCRVYIHENNGVRMGTADNLFTLAVDYREMLTANVEGDVIAAHSKNMPIVTMALSLIRHDYYMAEIFSRFGDQIDEAFGPYLRDLRLPSFTPEQVASFKKNTGIV, translated from the coding sequence ATGAGCGTCAAGCATGTGGCCAAGGACGATGCGTCCACGGACAACATTTCCGGCGATTTGAAGAAACTGGGCTTCACGGAATACGAAGCCAAGGTTTATGTCCAGCTGCTGGGCATGCCGCCGTCGACGGCCTACGAGATTTCCAAGCAGGCCGGCGTGCCGCGGCCCAATACCTATAGCGCGCTGGACAGCCTGGCGCGCCGCGGCGCCGTGCTGCCGGTGCGAGAGAACCCGACCTGCTATGTCGCCGCGCGCCCGCGCGAGCTGCTGGACGCAATCGCGCGACAGACGCGTTCGCTGTGCGCCGGCCTGACCGAGCGCCTGGAGGCGGTCACGCCGCGCACCGAGGACCAGTACGTCTGGACGCTGCGCGGCGACGCGGCGGTGCACGAACATATCGACATGCTGATCGAGCGGAGCACGGCGACGGTGTGGATCAAGGCCGCCGATCACGTGCTGCGCCGACATGCGGATCGTCTGCGCGAGGCGGCGGTGACGCGTGGGGTGCGCTTGCTGATCGTGCTGTTCGGGAACAATGCCGAGGAGTTCCGGTATACCGATAAGTGCCGCGTGTATATCCACGAGAACAACGGTGTGCGAATGGGGACGGCGGACAATCTGTTCACGCTGGCGGTCGACTATCGGGAGATGCTGACGGCCAATGTCGAGGGGGATGTGATCGCGGCGCATTCCAAGAACATGCCGATTGTGACGATGGCGCTGTCGTTGATTCGCCATGATTACTACATGGCGGAGATTTTTTCGCGGTTCGGGGACCAGATAGACGAGGCGTTCGGTCCTTATCTGCGGGATCTTCGGCTGCCGAGTTTCACGCCGGAGCAGGTGGCTTCGTTCAAGAAGAATACAGGGATCGTTTAG
- a CDS encoding acetyl-CoA carboxylase biotin carboxylase subunit, producing the protein MASLNRLLVANRGEIACRVMRSCRALDIETVAVYSEADAQAAHVAMADQARAIGPSRASESYLRPEAILQAAADTGAQAIHPGYGFLSENAAFAQAVLAAGLTWVGPRPDSIRDMGDKQRARELAIAAGVPVVPGSDRYETGALDGIAESAARVGYPLLVKAVAGGGGIGMRRVDRPEDLQAVVEASQSMAAKAFGNGAVFLERYIPLARHVEIQVFGFGDGNAIHLYERDCSLQRRYQKIIEESPAPGLPSATRARMAQAAVDLCRATRYQGAGTVEFIVDAGSFEFYFLEMNTRIQVEHPVTEMITGRDLVAMQIDLARDSLPALSQDAIAAQGHAIECRLYAEDPKRMFMPSPGRLTVFRPPAGMPGIRVDSGYREGDEITPFYDPMIAKLIAHGEDRDTARRRAAEALRRFEVEGIRHNRDFLIACLEHPAFAAGDVHTGFVESHRQALC; encoded by the coding sequence ATGGCGTCCCTGAACCGCCTGCTGGTCGCCAACCGCGGCGAAATCGCCTGCCGCGTCATGCGCAGCTGCCGCGCCCTGGATATCGAAACCGTCGCCGTCTATTCGGAAGCGGACGCCCAGGCCGCCCACGTCGCCATGGCCGACCAGGCACGCGCGATCGGTCCGTCGCGCGCCAGCGAAAGCTATCTACGTCCGGAAGCGATCCTCCAGGCCGCCGCCGACACCGGTGCCCAGGCCATCCATCCCGGCTACGGCTTTCTTTCCGAAAACGCCGCCTTCGCCCAGGCCGTGCTGGCGGCGGGCCTGACCTGGGTCGGACCGCGCCCGGACAGCATCCGCGACATGGGCGATAAGCAGCGCGCCCGCGAACTGGCCATCGCCGCCGGCGTGCCGGTGGTACCCGGCAGCGACCGCTACGAGACGGGCGCACTGGACGGCATCGCCGAAAGCGCCGCGCGCGTCGGCTATCCCCTGCTGGTGAAAGCCGTGGCCGGGGGCGGCGGCATCGGCATGCGCCGCGTCGACCGCCCCGAGGACTTGCAGGCCGTCGTCGAAGCCAGCCAATCCATGGCGGCCAAGGCCTTCGGCAACGGCGCGGTTTTCCTGGAACGCTATATCCCGCTGGCGCGCCACGTCGAGATCCAGGTCTTCGGCTTCGGCGACGGCAACGCCATCCACCTGTACGAACGCGACTGTTCCCTGCAGCGCCGCTACCAGAAAATCATCGAGGAAAGCCCGGCGCCCGGCCTGCCCTCCGCCACGCGCGCCAGGATGGCCCAGGCCGCGGTCGACCTGTGCCGCGCCACGCGCTACCAGGGCGCCGGCACGGTCGAATTCATCGTCGACGCGGGATCCTTCGAGTTCTACTTCCTGGAGATGAATACCCGCATCCAGGTGGAACACCCGGTGACCGAGATGATCACCGGACGCGATCTGGTGGCAATGCAGATCGACCTGGCGCGCGACAGCCTGCCCGCACTATCCCAGGATGCCATCGCCGCGCAGGGCCATGCCATCGAATGCCGGCTCTATGCCGAGGACCCCAAGCGCATGTTCATGCCCTCGCCGGGCCGCCTGACCGTGTTCCGCCCACCTGCCGGCATGCCGGGCATCCGCGTGGACAGCGGCTACCGGGAAGGAGATGAGATCACGCCTTTCTACGATCCGATGATCGCCAAGCTGATCGCGCACGGCGAAGACCGCGACACCGCGCGCCGCCGCGCCGCCGAGGCCCTGCGGCGGTTCGAGGTCGAAGGGATACGCCACAATCGCGATTTCCTGATCGCCTGCCTGGAACATCCGGCGTTCGCGGCCGGCGACGTTCATACCGGTTTTGTGGAGTCGCATCGCCAGGCCCTCTGCTAA
- a CDS encoding acetyl-CoA carboxylase biotin carboxyl carrier protein subunit — protein sequence MSTVDVKTEITGNVWKILRKPGDTVEEDEPILILESMKMEIPVVAPEAGTIAEILVQPEQTVSEGSVVARLSV from the coding sequence ATGAGTACCGTAGACGTCAAGACCGAGATCACCGGCAATGTCTGGAAAATCCTGCGCAAGCCGGGCGATACCGTGGAAGAGGACGAACCGATCCTGATTCTGGAATCCATGAAAATGGAAATCCCCGTCGTGGCACCGGAAGCCGGCACCATCGCCGAGATCCTGGTCCAGCCGGAGCAAACCGTGTCCGAAGGCAGCGTCGTCGCTCGCCTGTCGGTGTGA
- a CDS encoding S8 family serine peptidase, with translation MITSSFPIAHAPRPPGSDTPSPHLPGSGPAAPQDGATGHAAGAAAAFERAVPNDPLYPFQWHLNNTGRRVFADTAPKAGVDLNLGTLHQEGITGKDVVVAIHEPGRIDPDHEDLAPNLLVRAPLDRTGLRDRDIAHATATAGIIGALEGNGKGGGSIAPEAKLLDMQAPGARDVPRPVLHNISGGNSPVIFAPYSASEYPDADLDGNTGELFIKSAGNEFESADKIGIGAETCRAATGGTGIGCLTATADTMNAMARVVTVGAVNADGIKSSYSNTGSALWVSGLGGEFGLEKALVAQSHAQSGTSSVDDTHLYAPAIVTTDASGLAQGLNRDEPGLPRYNALDSGSLSSVDASGDYTARANGTSAAAPTVTGVAALMLQANPALTWRDIKYILATTARKIDPDRPDIVRQGLVLDDGWVRNAAGRSFSNWYGFGLVDATAAVHAARRHTPLGPLRNTGWVAMSGDAVPIGACDAPGTGAPIAVKDDIKIETVQLRLRTTHKDPNRLHIALISPSGTRSIILPAGTLVMLAGDTFSIDLAASNAFLDESARGTWTLQVTDAASPASSADAPGTIVSWDLRVLGH, from the coding sequence ATGATCACGTCTTCCTTCCCCATTGCGCACGCCCCGCGGCCACCCGGCAGCGATACGCCTTCCCCGCATTTGCCCGGATCCGGGCCGGCGGCGCCGCAAGACGGGGCGACGGGACACGCGGCGGGCGCGGCGGCAGCGTTCGAGCGGGCGGTGCCGAACGACCCGTTGTATCCCTTCCAGTGGCATCTGAACAATACCGGCCGGCGCGTTTTCGCGGATACGGCGCCCAAGGCCGGCGTAGACCTGAACCTGGGCACGCTGCACCAGGAGGGCATAACGGGCAAGGACGTCGTGGTCGCGATACACGAGCCTGGCCGTATCGACCCGGATCACGAAGACCTGGCGCCCAATCTGCTGGTGCGCGCGCCCCTGGACCGGACCGGCCTGCGCGATCGCGATATTGCCCATGCCACCGCCACGGCGGGCATCATCGGGGCGTTGGAAGGCAACGGCAAGGGCGGCGGCAGCATCGCGCCAGAGGCCAAACTGCTGGACATGCAGGCACCCGGCGCACGCGATGTGCCCCGGCCCGTGCTGCATAACATCAGCGGGGGAAACTCGCCGGTCATCTTCGCGCCGTATTCGGCGTCCGAGTATCCGGATGCGGATCTGGATGGAAACACTGGCGAATTGTTCATCAAGTCCGCGGGCAACGAATTCGAAAGCGCCGACAAGATAGGCATCGGCGCGGAAACCTGCCGTGCGGCGACCGGCGGCACGGGCATCGGTTGCCTGACCGCCACGGCGGACACGATGAACGCCATGGCCCGCGTCGTGACGGTGGGGGCGGTGAACGCGGACGGCATCAAGTCCTCCTATTCCAATACGGGTTCGGCGCTCTGGGTATCCGGCCTGGGGGGCGAGTTCGGCCTGGAAAAGGCCCTCGTGGCGCAGTCCCATGCGCAGTCGGGCACGTCTTCGGTGGACGATACGCATTTGTATGCGCCCGCCATCGTGACGACGGACGCCTCCGGCCTGGCGCAGGGATTGAACCGCGACGAGCCGGGCCTGCCGCGCTACAACGCGCTCGACAGCGGCAGTCTGTCCAGCGTCGATGCCAGCGGCGATTACACCGCCCGTGCCAATGGGACGTCGGCCGCCGCGCCCACCGTGACGGGCGTCGCGGCGCTGATGCTGCAAGCCAACCCGGCGCTGACCTGGCGCGATATCAAGTACATCCTCGCCACGACCGCACGCAAGATCGATCCCGACCGTCCGGACATCGTCCGGCAGGGGCTGGTACTGGACGACGGCTGGGTCAGGAATGCCGCGGGCCGCTCCTTCAGCAACTGGTACGGCTTCGGTCTGGTCGACGCCACGGCTGCCGTGCACGCGGCCCGGCGCCACACGCCCCTGGGCCCGCTGCGCAACACGGGCTGGGTCGCAATGAGCGGCGACGCGGTCCCCATCGGCGCCTGCGATGCGCCGGGGACCGGCGCGCCGATCGCGGTGAAAGACGACATAAAGATCGAAACGGTACAGCTGCGGTTGCGCACCACGCACAAGGATCCCAACCGACTGCATATCGCGCTCATATCGCCGTCCGGCACCCGCAGCATCATTCTGCCGGCGGGCACGCTCGTCATGCTGGCGGGCGACACCTTCTCCATCGACCTGGCCGCTTCGAACGCCTTCCTGGACGAGTCCGCGCGCGGCACCTGGACATTGCAGGTCACCGACGCGGCGAGTCCGGCGTCCTCCGCGGACGCGCCAGGCACCATCGTGTCCTGGGATCTTCGCGTGCTGGGGCATTGA
- a CDS encoding NAD(P)H-quinone oxidoreductase — translation MKAILMREPGPASVLYHGDAPLPEPGPGEVLVRVHATSVNRPDIVQREGNYPPPPGESDILGLEVAGVIHAVAEGVQGWRPGDRVMTLVGGGGYAEYARARAELLLPIPDGMDFETAACVCETYITAYLNVFMLGGLRDGQTALLHGGGGGVNTAALRLCRALVPDARLIVTASPGKEDRLRALGAHHVIDYRATPDFAAEVRTLTAKKGVDVILDHIGARYLAPNMNSLAAGGRLVVIGVMSGIKAELNLALMMVKRQQIIGSVLRSRPATEKADIVREFAARALPCIADGRAAPIVEKVFPLEQAAQAHAWMEAGGFFGKIVLSVRPA, via the coding sequence ATGAAAGCCATCCTGATGCGCGAACCCGGTCCGGCCAGCGTGCTGTACCACGGCGATGCGCCCCTGCCGGAACCCGGTCCCGGCGAGGTACTGGTGCGCGTGCACGCCACCTCGGTCAACCGCCCGGACATCGTCCAGCGCGAGGGCAATTACCCGCCACCGCCCGGCGAATCGGACATCCTGGGCCTGGAAGTGGCCGGCGTGATCCACGCCGTGGCCGAGGGCGTGCAAGGCTGGCGGCCGGGGGACCGCGTGATGACGCTGGTCGGCGGCGGCGGGTACGCGGAATACGCCCGGGCGCGCGCCGAGCTGCTGCTTCCCATTCCCGACGGCATGGACTTCGAGACAGCCGCCTGCGTCTGCGAAACCTACATCACCGCCTATCTGAACGTCTTCATGCTGGGCGGCCTGCGCGACGGCCAGACCGCGCTGCTGCATGGCGGAGGCGGCGGCGTGAACACCGCGGCCCTCAGGCTGTGCCGCGCCCTGGTGCCCGACGCGCGCCTGATCGTCACGGCGTCGCCGGGCAAGGAGGACCGCCTGAGGGCGTTGGGCGCGCACCACGTCATCGACTATCGCGCCACGCCGGACTTCGCGGCCGAGGTCAGGACACTGACCGCGAAGAAGGGCGTGGACGTCATCCTCGATCATATCGGCGCGCGCTATCTCGCGCCGAATATGAATTCGCTGGCGGCCGGCGGACGTTTGGTCGTCATCGGCGTCATGTCGGGCATCAAGGCGGAACTGAACCTTGCGCTGATGATGGTCAAGCGTCAGCAGATTATCGGCAGCGTCCTGCGTTCGCGCCCGGCGACGGAGAAAGCCGACATCGTCAGGGAGTTCGCTGCGCGCGCGCTGCCCTGCATCGCCGACGGACGCGCCGCGCCCATCGTCGAGAAAGTGTTCCCGCTGGAGCAGGCAGCCCAGGCCCACGCCTGGATGGAGGCCGGCGGATTCTTCGGCAAAATCGTGCTGTCCGTGCGCCCCGCGTAG
- a CDS encoding TauD/TfdA dioxygenase family protein: protein MSITVTPLASALGAEISGLDLRAPLAADDVAALKRAWSEHLVLRFRGQLLSDPELLAFSRVFGELDPPGPNPYGKPFLTEFPEINVISNVKKDGVPIGNLGDGEAVWHCDMTYIDTPPMAALLHALDVPPSGGDTFWANMYLAYETLPATLRKAISGRRAIHDATYNSAGMMRKGMKEVTDPREAPGARHPLVVRHPETGRAALYLGRRRNSYIVGLPLDESNELLDQLWAHATQQEFTFRQQWQPYDLILWDNRCTLHRRDAFDPAVSRIMHRTQIKGAATVPHEEHDALAA from the coding sequence ATGTCGATCACCGTTACTCCCCTCGCGTCGGCCCTCGGCGCGGAAATTTCCGGTCTGGATCTGCGCGCGCCGCTCGCCGCCGATGACGTCGCGGCGCTGAAGCGCGCCTGGAGCGAGCACCTGGTCCTGCGCTTTCGCGGCCAACTGCTGAGCGATCCGGAACTGCTGGCCTTCAGCCGGGTATTCGGCGAGCTCGATCCTCCCGGACCGAACCCTTACGGCAAACCTTTCCTGACGGAATTTCCCGAAATCAACGTGATTTCCAACGTGAAGAAAGACGGCGTACCCATCGGCAACCTTGGGGACGGCGAAGCCGTCTGGCACTGCGACATGACCTACATCGACACGCCGCCGATGGCCGCGCTGCTGCACGCGCTGGACGTACCGCCCAGCGGCGGCGATACCTTCTGGGCCAATATGTACCTGGCCTACGAGACACTGCCCGCCACGCTCAGGAAAGCCATTTCCGGGCGCCGCGCCATCCATGACGCCACCTACAACAGCGCCGGCATGATGCGCAAGGGCATGAAGGAAGTGACTGACCCGCGCGAGGCGCCGGGTGCCCGCCACCCGCTGGTGGTGCGTCATCCGGAAACCGGCCGCGCCGCGCTGTACCTGGGCCGTCGCCGCAACAGCTATATCGTCGGATTGCCGCTGGACGAAAGCAATGAACTGCTGGACCAGCTTTGGGCCCACGCCACGCAGCAGGAATTCACTTTCCGCCAGCAATGGCAACCGTACGACCTGATCCTCTGGGACAACCGCTGCACCCTGCACCGCCGCGACGCCTTCGATCCCGCCGTCAGCCGCATCATGCATCGCACGCAAATCAAGGGCGCGGCCACCGTGCCCCACGAAGAGCACGATGCCCTCGCCGCGTAG